The DNA region CCCCGTTCCTAACGCGTGGGAACAACGCCCCCACCCCAAAGACCAACAGGCCCGAGCGATTGCTCGGGCCTGTTGGTCTTTGGGGACGGAGAGGTTTGCGGCTTCGCGAAGGTCTATTGCGGCTGCTGAGGCTGAGGGGGGGTCGCCTCGAAGCTGACGGTCACGCCAACGGCGTCGCCGATCGGCCCAAGGCTGCCCGACATGCCGAAGTCGGACCGCTTGATGGTGGTTTGACACAGAAACCCGACCTGGGTCTGGCCGCTCTGCGGGTTGGTCTTGTCTCCGACAAGCACCACCGGCAGCGTCATCTCGCGCGTCACGCCGTGCAGCGTCATGTCGCCCGCAACCTGGTACACAGGTCGACCGTTCGCATCCTGGACAAGCTTTACGGCCTTGCTCACGAAGGTGATCTGCGGGAACTGTTCTGCGTCAAAGAAATCAGCAGACAGCAGGTGCTGGTCGCGTTTGGGCTGAGCCGTATCGATGCTCCCGACATTCACCACAAACTGAAACTGACACGCCGAGGGGTCCTGGCGGTCGAACATCACATCGCCGCCGACCGACTTAAACATCCCGTAGCAGAAGCTCAGCTCCATGTGGCTGATGCTGAACACCACCGAGGTGTGCGCCGGGTCGACCGCCAAGCGTTCCGGCTGGGCGTAGGCCCACGGGGCCATACCGAACGCACAAGCGACGACGGCAAGAAGACTAGATCTTCGCATCGGTCAATCCTTTCAATGGTCGAGATGATCGCTCACGCGGGGCCGTGGTCGGCTACTCCGCGGCAAGCTGGGTCTTGATTGCCAGAACCACTTCTTCCGCGTCTGGCTTGGTGCGTGGGTCGAAGCGGGCCACAACTTCGCCCTGGCGGTTGAAGAGAAACTTCTCAAAGTTCCACTGGATATCACCGGCGAACTTCGGGTTGGTCTTTTTCGAGGTCAGGTACTTGTAGAGATCGCACTGGTCCTTCTTGTCGATCTTGACGTTGCTCTTTTCCAACAGGTCGAAGGTCACGCCGTAGTTCGCGGTGCAAAACTCGGTGATCTGCTCCGCCGATCCAGGCTCTTGCCCGTTGAACTGGTTGCAGGGGACGCCGACGATCTCCAGCC from Pirellulimonas nuda includes:
- a CDS encoding YceI family protein, with amino-acid sequence MRRSSLLAVVACAFGMAPWAYAQPERLAVDPAHTSVVFSISHMELSFCYGMFKSVGGDVMFDRQDPSACQFQFVVNVGSIDTAQPKRDQHLLSADFFDAEQFPQITFVSKAVKLVQDANGRPVYQVAGDMTLHGVTREMTLPVVLVGDKTNPQSGQTQVGFLCQTTIKRSDFGMSGSLGPIGDAVGVTVSFEATPPQPQQPQ
- a CDS encoding glutathione peroxidase; translation: MLRPFVLAFCLAFPGCSLMAADSSPATADKPQAELPPALNFTMKPLSGGEPVNLAEKYQGKVVLLVNVASKCGLTPQYKALQALQAQYADQGLEIVGVPCNQFNGQEPGSAEQITEFCTANYGVTFDLLEKSNVKIDKKDQCDLYKYLTSKKTNPKFAGDIQWNFEKFLFNRQGEVVARFDPRTKPDAEEVVLAIKTQLAAE